DNA sequence from the Treponema sp. OMZ 838 genome:
GAAAACCTGCGTAAATGCACCGACGGTTTTTTCTAAATTCCCCTTTTTAAACGAACCCGGCACGGTGAGGTAGAGATAACAAACTTTATCGTAGAATATCGGCGCAAAATCGGCGGGATCTTTGTCGGCCGCGCAGGCAAACACCAGTATCGGCTTAGCATTATCTGATTTAGCGGAGCCATTGTCGAGGAGAGAAAAGAACGTGTCTGCGCAAGTCCGTATGCTGTTATGGGTATGCGCACCGTCGATGACGATTAAAGGCTTCGTACTTAAAAGCTGGAAGCGCGCAGGGAGCCATGCCTTTGAAAGCCCGCTTTCGATTAACGCTTCCGGCATATCGGGAAAGCGGTATTTAAAAGCGGCGGCGGCGAGCGCAGCATTCTCCGCCTGTACCGGCGTAAAAAGCGGGAGTATTGCGTGCAGCGGACGTTTAAAGAGCGTACCGACCGGATGCGCGGCGGAAAAGCGGATAGTAACTTCGCGGCCTTGAGGTGTCAGGCGGTGTTCGATTGCTTCGATAAAATCGGGGAGATAGAAGAGCGGAGCATTGAGCGCTGCCGCCCGTTCTCTGAATACTTCAAGCGCGGAAGGTTGCTGCCGCGAGCAAAAAACGGGCACCCCCGCTTTAATGATACCCGCTTTTTCCGCCGCGATGAGCGGAATGGTATTGCCGAGATATTCGCAGTGCTCAAGCTCGATCGGCGTCAGCACCGTTATTTCCGGCTGCACGATATTGGTAGCGTCAAGCCTGCCCCCCATGCCGGTTTCAAACACCGCCCAGTCGAGCCGCTCCTGCCGGAACAATACAAAGGCGGTCAGCGTTACCAGTTCAAACCAGCTCGGCTGGGGTTCAGT
Encoded proteins:
- a CDS encoding folylpolyglutamate synthase/dihydrofolate synthase family protein; this translates as MNTIYTAAPSQTLIENVNDFYRWLDGFINFEKRPHNKAFSLEVIGYYAALFSNPQTAYKTVHIAGSKGKGSVAAMLSALLAEAGYKTGLYTSPHVNDFRERITENGCFFSDSAYLEAFRTVRESVMPHIGKETEPQPSWFELVTLTAFVLFRQERLDWAVFETGMGGRLDATNIVQPEITVLTPIELEHCEYLGNTIPLIAAEKAGIIKAGVPVFCSRQQPSALEVFRERAAALNAPLFYLPDFIEAIEHRLTPQGREVTIRFSAAHPVGTLFKRPLHAILPLFTPVQAENAALAAAAFKYRFPDMPEALIESGLSKAWLPARFQLLSTKPLIVIDGAHTHNSIRTCADTFFSLLDNGSAKSDNAKPILVFACAADKDPADFAPIFYDKVCYLYLTVPGSFKKGNLEKTVGAFTQVFGNENSVVMEASEDFNAVLKKAFTQSIAENRPLLITGSFYLAAEAQHVYSAEGFQDRGTQD